The genomic DNA AAGTTGGACTCTGACACTCTGGAGGTGATACGCAAGCCCCGATGTGGGATTCCTGATGTCGGTTCCTTCAGAACCTTTCCTGGTATGCCCAAGTGGAGGAAAACTCACCTTACCTACAGGTAATGGGTCCAAAGAGATTTTGACATGCTATTGAGATTTTATAAATTACTATCACAGGAGAAAATAGTacctttattattactttttttcataCAGAATTGTGAATTACACAAAGGATTTACCCAGAGATGCTGTTGATTCTGCCATTGAAAAAGCTCTGATGGTCTGGGAGGAGGTGACTCCACTTACATTCTCCAGGATCTATGAAGGAGAAGCTGACATAATGATCATATTTGCAgttagaggtaaaaaaaaaaaaaaaagaaaaaaagaccaagGGTGGGGGGAAACCCACACAAAATTTTATGTAATGTTgtttcattagaaaagattcCAAAAAGATCTAAATTATTGATCatccaatatatatatttttttcttctcttagaaCATGGGGACTTTTTGCCTTTTGATGGACCTGGAAAAGTTTTGGCTCACGCCTATCCACCTGGATCAGGGTTTTATGGAGATGCTCACTTTGATGATGATGAACAATGGACAAAGGATACATCAGGTCAGTGACACATCCCTCAgaatgattttggtgttgatttttattttaacttggaGAAGTCTAAATAACTAAGAATATTGGAGAAATGGAGTGTAACAGATTTCCCAGTGGGACAAGAATCAGCAGAGGCAGACTGGAGATGGGAATAATTGGATATGGCTGGATACTTTGTCTCAAAGACTGATTCCAAGAATGAGCCTTGAAAAACACTTGACTTTCCATTAAGTGTAATCAGTCAGTTGatcaattaacaacaacaacaacaacaaaggtggaGAGGGGGCAAGAAAGGTACTGCGTGCTTCCAGGAAATAAGCGACTATAATAGCTGATCAAATGAACATAATGCACAGCTGACCTGTATAATGTACGTGTATTTAAGGAAAAAGTGACTGTTATCTATGATTTCTTAAATAGGAATCAATTTATTCCTTGTTGCTGCCCATGAATTTGGCCATTCCCTGGGTCTCCAACACTCAACCGAACGTGAAGCTTTGATGTACCCAGTCTACGACCCTCTCACAGACCTCACTCGGTTCCGCCTTTCTCAGGATGATATCAACGGCATTCAGTTCCTGTACGGTGAGTGATGCTGGAAAAATTAGACGTGGGAGCTTTGCAACGATGGTCTTTAGGAAAGCTTCCAAATGCGgcataaaacatttataattttactcGAGGCACTTTGAGAACGTGTGGGAAGCATATACAGTGACAGAAGCATCATTTCCTGCTGATGTTTGCATCCTCACCTCTGTCCCCTTTAGGGTCTCCCCTAGTTTCCCCTAATGACCCCGTGGTGCCCACGGAATCTGTGCCTCCCGAACCCGGGACCCCAGCTGCGTGTGATCCTGCCTTGTCCTTCGATGCAGTCAGCACACTGAGGGGAGAAATCCTGTTTTTTAAAGGCAGGTCAGTCCAGAAAACTTTATATTCCTATCTATTCTTTTGATGTATCAACACAATGCttagagaggaaaacaaataggAACTTGATAgagatttttaagtatttaaaacaaaacaattttgcTCTGAGACTTGAAATTATTCTGACGCTCCACTTTCCATATTTTCCTAAAACTGTCAAGTTCATTTTCAAAGACTtaagatgattttatttttatcctgtAACTATCACTCCCAAATATTATTGAGTCATGGTTACTTTTGAAAAGTCACAAGTAAAACTTTAGAATCTGAATTTTATCTttacttcctttaaaaaagatACCAGGAGACTATTACATTTAATCAATTAATTTACTCACTGCTGGATAAATATGCACATGATAAAACCACACAAGTggaaagaaagttaaaagaaGTCATCATCACATCACTGATTCAGTTTCTCAGTTCTCCCTATCTCCATCCATAGTGATGAATGCTTTAATATCCTTCCAGAATTATTCTGTGActgtataaaaatatacttacatgtacatatacacatctgtctttctttttgaaaatataaatgatggTGTAATATATATACTGTTTTGCATGAATCGTGGGTGTTTAAAACTTACAGTCAGTTGATTAATTTGCATTATAGGATAACTTCCCTTTCACAGAGATATTATTCTGGAATCCTATGCCAACAGGTCCAGTGCAGtcttctgggggggggggggggaggaaagaTTTTTCCTTAATGGCAACATACCTGATTTCTGTCTGTCATTGATCCTAGAGGATGTGGGAATGGCGGAAAATGGGTGAGGAAGGAGAGTGAGGAAAATATGCTAAAAGGTGGAAGacttttttcaattttcatttctttttgcatGTATTTCAGACATTTTTGGCGGAAATCTTTCAGGACACTCGAACCTGAATTTCATTTGATCTCTTCATTCTGGCCATCTCTTCCTTCAGGCATAGATGCCGCGTATGAAGTTACTAGCAAAGACacggttttcatttttaaaggtaaTTATTATGTAATAATTTCTTCAATTTGCTGAAATAAAGCCTCTCACCAAAAAATTGATTAAGACTTTAATATTTTTCCACAACAAATTTTGCCTGGTTTATTGCTTAAATGTAACAAAGCTATAATGGAGactggcattattttatttatattttatagatgatgaacaCAAGAATAGAAATAGCCCAGTTGTAAATTCCCTTATTTGGAATTTACAGCTGTGTTCATTCCatctgtgttcattcattcaacctaCAAGTTTTTGTTTAATGTCTATTTGGGGCTGCTAAATCTAAAATTCTGGCTTCTTTTTTTACTATGAAAATCAAAGGTGCTAAGAAGTATTTCCAAAACCAAAGACTCAGTTGTTTTAGATACAGTGTGATTGTGGTTTTTTCTCATAAATacaggaaatcagttctgggccATCAGAGGCAATGAGATGCAAGCAGGTTACCCAAGAGGCATCCATACCCTGGGCCTTCCTTCAACAGTAAGGAAAATAGATGCAGCCTTTTCtgacaaggaaaagaagaaaacgtACTTCTTTGCAGAGGACAAATACTGGAGgtaatatttatttgtaataactTTATATGATCCTAGTTAGGGAAATTATCTTCTTCCTCTAAGGAAGTTGCCTATCTTCCTCTTAGACCTTCGTCCCCCACAGGAAGAACGGTGGGGCTCTAGACAGCTGTGGGGGAGTCcttgtgtctgtgctcagtcccCCAACCATGctcaaccctttgcgaccccatggactgtaacccgccaggcccctctgtccatgatttcccaggcaggaatactggagtgggtt from Budorcas taxicolor isolate Tak-1 chromosome 15, Takin1.1, whole genome shotgun sequence includes the following:
- the LOC128060536 gene encoding stromelysin-1-like, whose protein sequence is MRNLPILLSLCVAVCSAYPLDRAARDKEDSMEFVQQYLENYYNLAKDTKQFVRRKDSSPVVKKIQEMQKFLGLEVTGKLDSDTLEVIRKPRCGIPDVGSFRTFPGMPKWRKTHLTYRIVNYTKDLPRDAVDSAIEKALMVWEEVTPLTFSRIYEGEADIMIIFAVREHGDFLPFDGPGKVLAHAYPPGSGFYGDAHFDDDEQWTKDTSGINLFLVAAHEFGHSLGLQHSTEREALMYPVYDPLTDLTRFRLSQDDINGIQFLYGSPLVSPNDPVVPTESVPPEPGTPAACDPALSFDAVSTLRGEILFFKGRHFWRKSFRTLEPEFHLISSFWPSLPSGIDAAYEVTSKDTVFIFKGNQFWAIRGNEMQAGYPRGIHTLGLPSTVRKIDAAFSDKEKKKTYFFAEDKYWRFDEKRQSMEPGFPKQIVEDFPGVEPEVDAVFEVFGFYYFFNGSSQFEFDPNAKKVTHVLKSNSWLNC